The genomic region TGTTggtcctgttctgtttaccctagggggtttattgctgctctccctgctcttatccatgctaagCTGCATGGATGCTCAGGGAGTTCTtgcagaacagaaccataccgccaatacaaactctatgcattatcaaTCATGGcaatagtggtcctgacagaaccagtaattttttcacaattttacttaAACTCTTTTATTAGAGACATGCTGCAAGTTGGTACAATACAACTATACACCAAAATGAAGAAAAGATTAAACAAAACATTGATAATTTGCATACACTCACTGTAAAAATCACCATCAAATCAATGCCAATCGCACAGGATTTATCAGATAAATTGAATGAAGCCCATGTTGAAGCATGCTGTTGCCCATAGACATGAAAATTTAAAGTAGTATATCGATAACATCAATCTAGTTCTCTGCTCTGCACCCTAAACACAGCGAGAGGAAACTGAACTTCCCCTGGGCCTCTGAACAGCTAACAGTCTCTGATAAGATCTGAGTAAGTTGTAAAAAGAGGAGCTTCCACTGCTAGACACCTGAATTGCCGTTGCAGGCCTGACCACAATTGGCTTAACTGATCCTGATCCTTTAATATCTTGTTTTCCGCCTTTAGTGTAATCCTGAAGTACCTTAGGGAAGCTTCTCATAGACCATTGCAGTTTCCCACACACTACCCTAGGTTGAGTATTAACAGAACCCTTCATTCCCCCTGTATACAGTCCAGAGATCTGCTTATTCCCTTGAGGATTGGGAAGTGTGGGCAGATTCCTCATGGGTAGATACAGCTTCACAGGCTTACCATAGTACAcccagcacaactgttttttggTTGGTTTTTTGGGGGTTGGGACTGGATTTACTGTGTATGGCACATTATTCCTTGTGGTTGTTTGTGCAGCAGGGGTGGGAACAGGACTGGTTGCCTCATATTCCACACAGCCACTGCCCCGCTCCTCATCCTTCGGTGAAACTTCATAACCTTCTAGAAGAACAACATCCTCACCTGAACGCTTCTGAAGCTCTGAGAGGACAAACAGGGCGGTCACAGTCAAACCAGCGGAGAGACCTAATATATGACACCTTTTACAAGAAAAACGTacttaaaaatagtgttttcTTGTAAACATACTCAAATAATCTTATTTACAACTGCACCGTTACA from Megalobrama amblycephala isolate DHTTF-2021 linkage group LG7, ASM1881202v1, whole genome shotgun sequence harbors:
- the LOC125271411 gene encoding uncharacterized protein LOC125271411 translates to MDVNTALRLLAAMVVLTSQPYNTEGRNICSKDLRKLQKRSGEDVVLLEGYEVSPKDEERGSGCVEYEATSPVPTPAAQTTTRNNVPYTVNPVPTPKKPTKKQLCWVYYGKPVKLYLPMRNLPTLPNPQGNKQISGLYTGGMKGSVNTQPRVVCGKLQWSMRSFPKVLQDYTKGGKQDIKGSGSVKPIVVRPATAIQVSSSGSSSFYNLLRSYQRLLAVQRPRGSSVSSRCV